The proteins below are encoded in one region of Phaeodactylum tricornutum CCAP 1055/1 chromosome 3, complete sequence:
- a CDS encoding predicted protein, producing MNCQKLKGVTELRKGCSSESSLKAASRHFDLFLEEVISSGTIGGKEKQQLFPIRSINNSTDSNNIDNSERLDGDAQTQYSFKTIAAEKINDKLLNLFAGYLTRAEKLRGNKNETQDNFSDGNGISYNTAERYLSSIKNEILRRCLDLGLKRSFDDAQQTRIRQSMTRRFVERAVRNKTPLARSHVTAARNDFLVIAFLCIWDGSFPMADMLFYLLTLRYLAGRGQEVAMISRSRVSLGEPSEWADSGDKTFVVRLWRSKVSHEQDLSIVPHQSEMLLDWVFAFAYSAVMNTNPNDSLFPTFAEKVELRNLSAGNINDEEIGNETTQDSTLKAKVDSSKKVTKYFQALLERLIKTSEELVGPNEMARAAGLYQDDEDFSEEFDGSSCVGTTSVNNEPGIFNLTGEEETVGLDPPANAAYYYSGLLHKHGISAGLSTHSAKRSAVEMANESALLLTTWVCFRAGWLMKAVHTIFDYLSFNPKNDRQVSRVFSEWNTPSFRGEILGGRPPRLHPIRLQGS from the coding sequence ATGAATTGTCAAAAACTCAAGGGTGTCACCGAACTTCGCAAGGGATGCTCTTCGGAGTCATCGCTCAAGGCGGCATCTCGGCACTTCGATCTCTTCCTTGAAGAGGTGATTTCGTCCGGCACCATTGGCGGAAAAGAGAAGCAGCAGCTCTTTCCAATAAGAAGCATCAATAACAGCACAGATAGCAACAACATTGATAACAGCGAAAGATTGGATGGTGATGCGCAGACGCAGTACTCGTTCAAAACCATCGCCGCGGAAAAGATCAACGACAAACTGCTGAATCTCTTTGCTGGATATTTGACAAGGGCTGAAAAACTCCGTGGGAATAAGAACGAAACGCAGGACAATTTCTCGGATGGCAACGGAATTTCGTACAACACGGCAGAACGATACCTGAGCTCCATTAAGAAcgagattcttcgtcgttgccttgaTTTGGGGCTAAAGAGATCTTTCGACGATGCGCAACAAACGCGAATTCGCCAGTCCATGACAAGacgttttgttgaaagagcCGTCCGGAACAAGACGCCTCTGGCCAGATCTCATGTCACAGCTGCTCGGAACGACTTTCTTGTAATTGCGTTTTTATGTATCTGGGACGgttcttttccgatggcgGATATGTTATTTTATCTTTTGACGCTCCGATACTTAGCCGGCCGGGGCCAGGAAGTGGCCATGATATCACGGTCTAGAGTTTCTCTTGGTGAGCCATCAGAATGGGCCGATAGTGGTGACAAGACCTTTGTTGTGAGGCTGTGGAGGTCGAAAGTCAGCCACGAGCAGGATCTTTCTATTGTTCCTCACCAAAGTGAAATGTTGCTTGATTGGGTGTTTGCATTTGCCTATAGTGCTGTGATGAATACCAACCCAAACGACTCGTTGTTCCCGACCTTTGCCGAAAAAGTGGAGTTGCGCAATTTATCAGCTGGAAACATCAATGATGAAGAAATTGGAAATGAGACTACCCAAGATAGtactttgaaagcaaaggtaGATTCCAGCAAAAAAGTCACCAAGTACTTTCAAGCACTTTTGGAGCGACTAATTAAGACAAGCGAGGAGCTTGTAGGTCCGAACGAAATGGCTAGAGCTGCCGGTTTGTATCAGGATGATGAAGATTTTAGCGAGGAATTTGATGGTAGCAGCTGCGTCGGTACAACTAGTGTCAACAATGAGCCAGGAATATTCAATctgacaggagaagaagaaacggttGGATTGGATCCCCCAGCCAATGCTGCCTATTACTATAGCGGTTTGCTTCATAAGCACGGCATTTCAGCCGGACTCTCAACACATTCGGCTAAGCGCTCTGCAGTCGAAATGGCAAATGAAAGTGCTCTATTGCTCACAACATGGGTATGCTTCCGGGCAGGATGGCTGATGAAAGCAGTGCATACTATTTTTGATTACCTATCATTTAATCCGAAAAATGATCGACAAGTTTCGAGGGTGTTCAGCGAATGGAATACGCCATCTTTTCGTGGTGAGATACTAGGTGGGCGTCCTCCAAGACTCCATCCCATTCGACTTCAGGGatcctaa